AAGAAAGGACGAAGCAGGATGTCGTGTTGCAACGCGCCAAAGACAGGCCGGCTTCGCTGCTCAAGACCCTCATAGTGGATGCCGGCTTCACGCGCGTCGTCAACGGCCACACGATCATCATGCAGGGCGAAAGCTCAGAACCGGTCAAGCCGCTCGGCGACCCAGACGCGGCCAAGGCCTCCCGCAGGAAGAAAAGAGTGGACCAGCTCCGGATTCGGCTCGTCGGAGTCGAAGCCCCCGAGGAAGGAGAGGAGGGATTCGAAAAATCCAAACGGTTCGTGAAGAAGTGGCTGGATCGGCATTCGAGGCTTTTCCTGTCCATCGGGGAGCCCGAAAAGGACGAGCACGGGAACACCCTGGCCATCGTTTACCCGTTCGACACAAGCTACGAATTCGTCGTGAGCTCCCTGAACTGCGCGATCCTCAAGGCGGGGCTCGCAGCTCCGCTGATGAAGTACCACAACCCCCTGCTCAACCACCTTGTTCAAGACTGCCGTAAGCCGTCCAAATTTCTTCTCAAAGGGGAGTGACGCTTTTCCCCGGCGGCGCGTCTAGCGCAACAAATTCTCCAATTCCTCCTTTTCCTCCTTTGGCGGCGCTTCGGGCCGTCACGAAGGGGAGGAAGGCGGTTTTTTCGGGGCTTTCTTCTTCTCTTCTACGAGGACTTTCAAAAACCTCCGCTTGCCCACTTTGAGAAGCATCTCGCGGGGCGAGTCGGGGCCGAGGAGAAAGCCGACGTCGTCCACGCGCGCGCCGTTCAACTCGACGGCGCCTTGGTGCATGAGGCGGCGCGCCTCGGAGTTGGAGCGGGCCAGGCCCGCCTCGGCCAGGAACTTGGAAAGCAAAACGGTCTCCTTGAAGGGCGGCACGCTCCGCGTCTCAATCTCCTCGGGCACCTCCCTTTTTGAAAAAACACGCTGGAATTCCTCCTCGGCTTCGCGCGCCGCGGCTTCGCCGTGGTAGTAGACTATGAGCATCTTCGCTAGGCCCGCCTTGGCGTCGCGCGGGTTGAGTTTCCCCGCGGCGCAGCGGGCGCGCATATCGTCGATTGTCTGTGCGCTCACGTCGGTGAGGAGCGTGTAGTATTTCCACATCAGGTCGTCCGAGATGGACATGACTTTTCCGAAAATTTCCTTTGGAGGCTCCTCGATGCCGATGAAGTTGTCGAGGGTCTTGCTCATTTTCTCGACGCCGTCCGTGCCTTCGAGCAGGGGAAGCGTCATCACGACCTGCGGCTCGAGGCCGTGCTCGCGCATGATGTCGCGGGCCACGAGGAGGTTGAACGTCTGGTCAGTGCCCCCGAGCTCGACGTCGCACCGGAGGACGACGCTGTCGTAGGCCTGCGCGAGGGGGTAGAGAAACTCGTGAATGCCGATGGGCTGGCCGGCCTTGTAGCGCATGAGGAAATCGTCGCGCTCGAGCATCCGGGCGACGGTGAACTGCGCGGCGAGCCGGATAAATCCCTCGGAGCCCAGCCCCCCGAGCCAGCTGGAGTTGAACACCACGGTGGTCTTTTCGGGGTCCAGAATCTTGAAGGCCTGCTTCTTGTAGGTCTCGGCGTTTTGCTGCACCTCCTCGCGCGTGAGCACGGGCCGCGTCTTCGAGCGTCCCGAGGGGTCGCCGATCAAGCCGGTGAAATCGCCGATGAGAAAGACGACGCGGTGCCCCATGTCCTGAAAATGCTTCATCTTTCGCAGGACGACCGTGTGGCCGAGGTGAATGTCCGGCGCCGAAGGGTCGAAGCCCACCTTGACGGTGAGCGGCTCGCCCGTTTTGCGGGAGCGTTCGAGCTTCTTGAGAAATTCCTCCTCCTGGACAATTTTCTCCGCCCCCTTGCGGAGGTATTCGAGCTGCTTTTTCGGGGTCGGAAAATCTCTCATACGTGCACCATCATAAAGGAGCGCCCCCCGCGTTTCAACGTTCTAACGCCGTTTCCGTCGAAGGGGGGACGGGTTCGGGGAAGGCGATTCCGCTTCGTAGGCGAGGGCACGGCATGCTGTGCCCCCGCTAAAGCGCCGCGTCCACGAACTCGACGCCGTGCTTCGAGGCGAGCGTTCCCGTGGCTTTTTCCAGAACCACCGTGGAGCGGTGGTAGTCGAGGAGCGCCTTGAGCTCCGCGGCCTCGGCCGCCGTCAAATCGGCCTGAAACTGGAGCACCTGATAGAGCGTCGAGAGGCCGTTCTGGTGGCGCTCGGTCTCGACGTCGAGCTTGCGCTGCTGGAGAACGCGGTTGGCGCGGGCGGCCTCGATGCGCTTCAGGTTGGTCTCCACGTCGCGCGCGGCGGCGCGCACCTCGACCAGGATGCTCGCCTCGAGCGCCTCGCGGGCGATTTCCGTCTGCTCGAGGCTCAGGCGCGCCGCCTCGAACGCGCCCCGCGCCGTCCGGTTCCGGAAGGCGTAGGAAAACGTGAGCCCCACGCTCCAGTTCGGATACCACGCATGATAGGCTTGCTTCAGGGCGTCGGTGTTGCTCTCCCGAATCGGGATATCGCAGAGACCGTCGCCATCGCTGTCAAGGCAGGCGACTCCCGAAAGACCCGTCGCACCGTACGAAACATTGACGTTAAGCTCGGGGCGTTTCCGGTTGCGCGCGTAGCGCATTTCCGTCCGGCCGTTTTCGATCTCGCGCTCGATGCGCCGCCACTCGGGGCGGCGGGCGAACGCCTCCTCGACGGCCTCCTCCATGGAGGTGCCCGATTCCCCGACTTCGGGCAGCGCGTCAGTAAGGGCAAGCTCCCTCTTCCACAGGGCGGCGTCGGCGGAAAATCCCAGGAGGTACCGCAACCGGTCCTCCGCCGCGCGCAGGGCGTTTTCGGAAACGACGATCGCCTCCTCACGCTCCGAAACCCCAGCCTCGGCCTGCGCCATCTCCACGGGCGGCAGGAGCCCGACGCTCACGCGGGCCTCGATCTCGTTGTAGAGGTCGCGCGCCCGCGCGAGCGCCTCTTCCGCGACCTTCATGCTCCTCCGCGCATACAGCGCGTCCCAGTAGGCCGAGATGACTTCTTCTAGAACCGCCGCCACCCGCACCTCGAAGTCGAGCACGGAAATCTCGTGGTTGGCGCGCGCGACGCGGACGCCCTTAGCGGTCGAGCGCTTTCCGAAGCCCCGCAGGAGCGGCTGCACGAGCGACGCGGTGTAGGAAGCGCTGTATTCCGGATCGAAGATCGCGAACGAGTTGGTTGCGTAGCGTCCGTTCGCCATCGAGAGCGTCACCTTGGTCCCGAAGCCCAGGAGCTTGCTGACGCTCAGCTCGTAGGCGTTCCTCTCGTCCTCGATTATCGGCTCAGCCGCCAGGTAGGAGTAGCGGGTGAGGGACTTGTCGTGGTACTTGTTGACGCTCGAATCGAGGTAGAAATCAAAGATGCCTCGCTCCCCCATGACGGCGGCCTCGCTCAGCCGGGGATTGAGCGCCTCGGTGCGCAGGTCGGGATTGCGCTCGAGCGCAAGCCGCACGGCCTCGTCGAGGCCGAGGTAGACGTGGGTGTCGTCCATGTTGAGGCGCGGCCCGGTTCCGGCCAGGGCGAGCGGCGCGAGGAAGAGGAAAACGAACCAGAAAGCTTTTTTCATAGCAATTCTCCTTTCTTTTGTCAGGAAAACATTATACCGTCCCCCGTCCTCCGGCGTTTGACTCGGCGCGCCGCCTTCCCTATACTGCCCCTGTTATGGGTCCCATTCTGGTCGTGCTCCACATTCTGGTGTCGTTGTTTCTGATTCTGGTGGTCCTGCTCCAGCCGGGCAAGGGAGTGGATTTGAGCGCGTTCGGCGGTGGGGCCAGCCAGACCTTCTTCGGCGCGCGCGGCACCACGAGCTTCTTCGCCAAGCTCACGGTGGGAGCCGCCGTCCTTTTCCTCGCCACGTCCCTTTTGCTGAGCTATCTCTCCACGGGCGGCACGCGCACCGTCCTGGACAGCGCCGCGCCGGTCCCCGCCGAGCCTATGGAGGCGGAGGAGGCGGGCGGGCTCGAACTCCCCGACGTGCCCGTCGAGGCGCCTGGGGCCGAGCCGCAGGAGGGAGAAGCGGAGGGAGAGGCGGAGGATTCTCCAGTTGCCGTCTCTGAGCCGCAGGAGCCGGGCGAAGCGGAGGGAGAAGCGGGCGACGAGGGCGCCGAGACCCCTTAACGCGAGCCGCATCGGTGCATGGCGCGGCTTCCCGCTATGGCCCACCCGATTGCGTTCTCCACGACATGTCCGCCACGATAGATTTTTTTCCAAGCGCTCCCCTCCCCTCCCCCCTGGAACCGGGGCGGCGCGGCAGTAAAGAAATGATCCGGGACGGCGCGAGAAATGATAAGGAAACGGTAAGGAAATGGTAGAGGATCGGAAAGCACTGCAGCCCCTGCGGGTGGCCTTCCAGGGCGAGCCGGGCGCCTACAGCGAGATTGCGGCGCTCCGGTACTTCGGGGGCGGCATCACCACCGTGCCCCACGGCACATTTAGAAGAATTCTCGACGCGGTGAGCAACGGGGAAGCGAACCGCGCCATCCTGCCGGTAGAAAACTCCGTCGAGGGCACGGTCGGGGAAAGTTATGACCTGCTTCTCTCTACCGACCTTCCCGCCGTGGGGGAAACTTATCTCCGCGTTCGCCACTGCCTGCTCGGCTTCGGTGAGATCGAGCGCATCAAGACCGTGTACTCGCACCCGCAGGCGCTCGGGCAGTGCCGCCGCTTCCTGGAGGACCGGGGCCTGGAAGCAATTCCCACGTACGACACGGCGGGAAGCGCCGAGAAAATTCTCGAAAACAGAGAAGCCCCCATCGCCTGCATCGCGAGCAAGCGGGTCTCCGAGCTCTACGACGTGCCCATCATCCTCGAAGGGATCGAGGACCACGAGGGCAACGCCACGCGGTTTCTGATTCTCGCCAAGGACGAGACGCAGTCCACGGGCCGCGACAAGACCTCCATAATTTTCTCCACGGAGCACAAGCCCGGCTCCCTCTACCGCATCCTGGAAATCTTCAACCGCTACAGCGTCAACCTGACCAAGATCGAGTCCCACCCGACGAGAAGCACCCCCTGGGAGTACAACTTCTACGTCGATTTCGAAGGGCACGTCGAGGACAAGGAGATCGGCAAGATGATGGAAGAGGTGCGCAAGGAGGCGAAATTTTTCAAAATCCTGGGCTCCTATCCGAAGGCGGAGAGGTCATAAGGGGTAAGTGCTGAGAGTTTAGGGGTTGGGGGTTAGCAGTTTGCGGATTGCCCCTCAACTCTCAACTCGCTGAGCCCTAGTGCTTGGTTCCCGCCTGCCATCCGGCTGTTGACCCATAGGAGAGCGTTCGTTTATACTGAAACGCCTCACACGAGAAACCATGGCGCTTCCCAAGGAAGGCTCTCTCGAATCGCTCAGCCTCGCAGCGTACCTCGCGCAGCTTGCGCGCGCGCGCGCGAGCGGAACCTTTCGACTCGAGCGCGATTCCCTCATCAAGGTCCTTTACTTCAATGAAGGCCTCGTGGCGTACGCGTCCTCGAACGAGGAGGCCGACCGCCTGGGGCAGGTGCTCATCCGGGCGGGCAAACTTACCAAAGAGCAGCTCGACCTCGCCACCTCGAAGCTCACGGGCGGCAAGACCCTCGGCAAACAGCTAACCGAGCTGGGCTTCATCACACCGGAGGAGTTGCTCTGGGCGGCCAAGAAACAGGTGGAAGACATCGCCGTGAGCCTCTTCGGGTGGTCGTCGGGCACCTACGAGTGGATGGAGGGAGAGCTGCCCGAAGGCCTCGTCCACCTGAAGCTCCCCACCGAATCGCTCTTGCTCTCGGGCATTTTCTCGATCGAGGACCGGGAAAAAATCCTGAGCGACCTCCGGGGCCACGACGCGGTCTACAACTTCACCGTGGATTTTATGGACACGTACGAAAAGCTCTCCGTGCCCGAGGCCGTCGACACGGTGATCGCGGGCGTGGACGGCACACGCACGGTGCGCGACCTCGCCCAGCTCAGCCGCGAGGGGGAATTCCGCGGATACCAGATTCTTTTCTTCGCCAAGGCCTACGGTCTCGTGGAATGCATCAAGGCGAAAACGATCCAGGAGGACGTCCCGACGGCCAAGCGCGTCGATCTCGATGCGCCTTCCCCGCCGCCCGCCGCGGCCAAACCGGCCGCCCCCCCGCCCGCGGCTCCCGCGCCCGCGGTGTCGGATGTTCTGGAAAAAACCAAGGATGCCGAAGCCCCCGCCGACATGGCGCTCGAAGCGGCGCAGGAAAGCCCTCTCGCGAGCGTGTCCCTCGGGGACAAGGGCCCCACGTCCCTGTTCAACGTGGACCCCTCGCTGGCCAAAGAAGGCTCGGGCGCGCCGCGGAAGCTTCTCATGCCCCTGCTCGTGGTGTTTTTGGTTGCGGCCGGGGCGTACGGGCTCCGCACCTATTTTAGAATCAACCCCCCGGCCTGGCTTGCCTTCTGGCAGGAGGAGGCGACGGACCTCTCGACGGTGCTCAGGGAAAAAATCGAGAGCCCCATAGAGCCCTCGGAGCAAACGCCCGCGGCGGCTCCCGCCCCACCCTCCTCCGAAGAACCGCAGGAGGGGGAAGCGCCCGTGCCCCCCGCGGAGACGCCGCCCGAGCCCGAAAAGGCCGCTCCCGTCGAAAGACAGGAGCCCGTGCCGAAGGAGCCTTCGCCGGAACCGGAGCCCGTGCCGACCCCGCCCTCCGGAACCGGAAAACTTCCCTTCCTGCGCGACGCGGAGGCGCGGGCCTCCCTGCGCCGGGGGAGGTACACCGACGCGGCCGACACGTGGAAGGAGGACCTGAGAAAAATTCCCTCGTCGCGCTACGCGATACAAATCGGCATTTTCTGCGAGGTCTCGTCCGTCAAGCGCTCGTGGGAGGAATCGAAGGCAAGCTCCTCGTTCTATATCGTGTCGAGCCCGTTCAAGGGACGCCCGTGCTTCCGCGCGTGCTGGGGCGTGTACGAAAGCCGAAGAGAGGCGGAGCGCGCCAAGGCCGCGATGCCGCGCTATTTCCGGGAGTTAAAATACAAGCCGCAGATCGTCCGCGTCTCCTCGCTCAAGTAGCCCGTCGCGCCGCGCCCTAGTCCAGGAAGCGCTCCGGCTCGGAATCATAGACTTCGACGAAGTACGTCTCGCGGAGCTCCTTCAGGTACTCCTCGGTCTCCGAGTCGAAGCTCCCGCCGCGCACCCGCTCGTAGATGTCCTCCTTGACCTCCTCGAAGGGCCGCATCTCGGACTGTGACCGCTCGAACACGTGGAGGATGTAATATCCGTGCTCGGTGGGAATGGGGTCGGACGCCGTTCCGGGAGGCAGGGCGAACGCGACGCGCTCGAGCTCGGGCAGCAGGTCGTCCATGCGCCTCGTCTCGGGGTAGCCCTGCCACGCATCGAGGCCGAACTCGCGGACGAGGTCGGGACGAGCGACGCCGCCCTGCAATCGCTCGGCGAGGGCGAAAGCCGTGTCCTCGGCGTTCTCCCTCTCCATAGCGATGAAATACGTGCCCAATTTCACCTGGGCTTCCTGCCGGAAAAGGTCGGCGTGCCGTTCGTAGTAAGCGCGCGCCTGCTCGTCGGTCACCTCGATGCGCTCCGACACGTCGCGCCGGATGACAATCTGGGGAATCACGGCGCGCCGAATCTGCTCCTTGAAGGCCGAAAGGGTCAGGCCTTCCCGCTCCAGGTTGCGCACCAGATCTTCGTCCGATTCGATCTTGTTCTGGGTTTTGAACTCTTCCTTGTACTGTTCGATGACGTGCTCCTCGTCGACGCCTATGTCGCCCGCGCGCGCCAAAAGAATTTCCTCGCGCAAGATGGCCTGAAAAAGATTTTTTTTCGCCTCCCGGACCTTCGCGCCGCGCGCCGCCCCGTCATACTGGCGGGTGATCTGGCGCACGGTTTCCTCGTAGCGCTCCTTGTACTCCGAAAGGAACAAGGGGCGGTCGTTGACGCTGGCAAGCACCTTGTCCACGACCTTCACCTCGGAGGCGGCCGCCGCCTGAAACGCAAAAAGCGCGCAAAGGCCGCAAACGACGAGGCGTCTCATGGAACCGGTTCGTTCCCGGAAGGCACCGGCGGCCCCTCCTTGCGGACAAAGCGGTCAAGGCGCTCCGGGAACGTTTCGACGCGGTGGCGCTCCCGCAGCAGCCGGATGTGGTGGGCCGTCCGTTCGCTCGCATGGCGCTCGCGCAATATGCGCTCGATCGGGGAACGCGCCTCCTCGAAGCTGAGCATGCGCGCCGGCAGGCGCTCCACCATCTCAAAAAGGTAAAGGCCCTGCTCGGTCTCAACGGGGCGGCTTATTTCCCCCCGCGGGAGGGCGAAGATGGCCTCTTCGAAAAGGGTCGGAAGCGTTCCGCGCTCATACACGCGCACCTCGGTTTCGGCGGGCGAAGAGGCGTAGTTAAGGGAAAGCTCGGCAAAGCTGGCCTCTCCCCGGGCAAGCGACCGGGAAACATGGTGGAGAGTCTCCGAGTCGGCGAGCTGCATGGTTCGCACGGCCGCGCGCTCGGGCAGAATGAACTCTTCGGCATGCCCGTCGTAGTAGGCGCGCATGGCGT
The DNA window shown above is from Acidobacteriota bacterium and carries:
- the pheA gene encoding prephenate dehydratase, with the translated sequence MVEDRKALQPLRVAFQGEPGAYSEIAALRYFGGGITTVPHGTFRRILDAVSNGEANRAILPVENSVEGTVGESYDLLLSTDLPAVGETYLRVRHCLLGFGEIERIKTVYSHPQALGQCRRFLEDRGLEAIPTYDTAGSAEKILENREAPIACIASKRVSELYDVPIILEGIEDHEGNATRFLILAKDETQSTGRDKTSIIFSTEHKPGSLYRILEIFNRYSVNLTKIESHPTRSTPWEYNFYVDFEGHVEDKEIGKMMEEVRKEAKFFKILGSYPKAERS
- a CDS encoding tyrosine--tRNA ligase, which produces MRDFPTPKKQLEYLRKGAEKIVQEEEFLKKLERSRKTGEPLTVKVGFDPSAPDIHLGHTVVLRKMKHFQDMGHRVVFLIGDFTGLIGDPSGRSKTRPVLTREEVQQNAETYKKQAFKILDPEKTTVVFNSSWLGGLGSEGFIRLAAQFTVARMLERDDFLMRYKAGQPIGIHEFLYPLAQAYDSVVLRCDVELGGTDQTFNLLVARDIMREHGLEPQVVMTLPLLEGTDGVEKMSKTLDNFIGIEEPPKEIFGKVMSISDDLMWKYYTLLTDVSAQTIDDMRARCAAGKLNPRDAKAGLAKMLIVYYHGEAAAREAEEEFQRVFSKREVPEEIETRSVPPFKETVLLSKFLAEAGLARSNSEARRLMHQGAVELNGARVDDVGFLLGPDSPREMLLKVGKRRFLKVLVEEKKKAPKKPPSSPS
- a CDS encoding peptidyl-prolyl cis-trans isomerase encodes the protein MRRLVVCGLCALFAFQAAAASEVKVVDKVLASVNDRPLFLSEYKERYEETVRQITRQYDGAARGAKVREAKKNLFQAILREEILLARAGDIGVDEEHVIEQYKEEFKTQNKIESDEDLVRNLEREGLTLSAFKEQIRRAVIPQIVIRRDVSERIEVTDEQARAYYERHADLFRQEAQVKLGTYFIAMERENAEDTAFALAERLQGGVARPDLVREFGLDAWQGYPETRRMDDLLPELERVAFALPPGTASDPIPTEHGYYILHVFERSQSEMRPFEEVKEDIYERVRGGSFDSETEEYLKELRETYFVEVYDSEPERFLD
- a CDS encoding peptidyl-prolyl cis-trans isomerase; translation: MKTGCPRPEKRLARLWGAWVAAGLGVACAGAGPQEETVLQIDSHAFPVSHFSSYLRQNTYPDPARQGFDMAVVRSLFEAYVDEQIFLVAALEDEELAGQNKKDSVLEISGDEARTLRTRYLTERVLRDVSPPEDAMRAYYDGHAEEFILPERAAVRTMQLADSETLHHVSRSLARGEASFAELSLNYASSPAETEVRVYERGTLPTLFEEAIFALPRGEISRPVETEQGLYLFEMVERLPARMLSFEEARSPIERILRERHASERTAHHIRLLRERHRVETFPERLDRFVRKEGPPVPSGNEPVP
- a CDS encoding DUF4388 domain-containing protein → MALPKEGSLESLSLAAYLAQLARARASGTFRLERDSLIKVLYFNEGLVAYASSNEEADRLGQVLIRAGKLTKEQLDLATSKLTGGKTLGKQLTELGFITPEELLWAAKKQVEDIAVSLFGWSSGTYEWMEGELPEGLVHLKLPTESLLLSGIFSIEDREKILSDLRGHDAVYNFTVDFMDTYEKLSVPEAVDTVIAGVDGTRTVRDLAQLSREGEFRGYQILFFAKAYGLVECIKAKTIQEDVPTAKRVDLDAPSPPPAAAKPAAPPPAAPAPAVSDVLEKTKDAEAPADMALEAAQESPLASVSLGDKGPTSLFNVDPSLAKEGSGAPRKLLMPLLVVFLVAAGAYGLRTYFRINPPAWLAFWQEEATDLSTVLREKIESPIEPSEQTPAAAPAPPSSEEPQEGEAPVPPAETPPEPEKAAPVERQEPVPKEPSPEPEPVPTPPSGTGKLPFLRDAEARASLRRGRYTDAADTWKEDLRKIPSSRYAIQIGIFCEVSSVKRSWEESKASSSFYIVSSPFKGRPCFRACWGVYESRREAERAKAAMPRYFRELKYKPQIVRVSSLK
- a CDS encoding TolC family protein; the encoded protein is MKKAFWFVFLFLAPLALAGTGPRLNMDDTHVYLGLDEAVRLALERNPDLRTEALNPRLSEAAVMGERGIFDFYLDSSVNKYHDKSLTRYSYLAAEPIIEDERNAYELSVSKLLGFGTKVTLSMANGRYATNSFAIFDPEYSASYTASLVQPLLRGFGKRSTAKGVRVARANHEISVLDFEVRVAAVLEEVISAYWDALYARRSMKVAEEALARARDLYNEIEARVSVGLLPPVEMAQAEAGVSEREEAIVVSENALRAAEDRLRYLLGFSADAALWKRELALTDALPEVGESGTSMEEAVEEAFARRPEWRRIEREIENGRTEMRYARNRKRPELNVNVSYGATGLSGVACLDSDGDGLCDIPIRESNTDALKQAYHAWYPNWSVGLTFSYAFRNRTARGAFEAARLSLEQTEIAREALEASILVEVRAAARDVETNLKRIEAARANRVLQQRKLDVETERHQNGLSTLYQVLQFQADLTAAEAAELKALLDYHRSTVVLEKATGTLASKHGVEFVDAAL
- the secG gene encoding preprotein translocase subunit SecG, with the translated sequence MGPILVVLHILVSLFLILVVLLQPGKGVDLSAFGGGASQTFFGARGTTSFFAKLTVGAAVLFLATSLLLSYLSTGGTRTVLDSAAPVPAEPMEAEEAGGLELPDVPVEAPGAEPQEGEAEGEAEDSPVAVSEPQEPGEAEGEAGDEGAETP
- a CDS encoding carboxypeptidase regulatory-like domain-containing protein produces the protein MDWRERLSMDPNACHGKPCITGARILTTLLHALKERGKRRGVASLPGWIALAALCGASLAHGGVLEGIVTTIEGKPLSEACCIYLSQEDREERIGPQITRKNGYYRFPDVEAGTYTIEVETPGFVPKEIIVRVADEERTKQDVVLQRAKDRPASLLKTLIVDAGFTRVVNGHTIIMQGESSEPVKPLGDPDAAKASRRKKRVDQLRIRLVGVEAPEEGEEGFEKSKRFVKKWLDRHSRLFLSIGEPEKDEHGNTLAIVYPFDTSYEFVVSSLNCAILKAGLAAPLMKYHNPLLNHLVQDCRKPSKFLLKGE